A genomic region of Homo sapiens chromosome 4, GRCh38.p14 Primary Assembly contains the following coding sequences:
- the ART3 gene encoding ecto-ADP-ribosyltransferase 3 isoform i precursor (isoform i precursor is encoded by transcript variant 12), with translation MKTGHFEIVTMLLATMILVDIFQVKAEVLDMADNAFDDEYLKCTDRMEIKYVPQLLKEEKASHQQLDTVWENAKAKWAARKTQIFLPMNFKDNHGIALMAYISEAQEQTPFYHLFSEAVKMAGQSREDYIYGFQFKAFHFYLTRALQLLRKPCEASSKTVVYRTSQGTSFTFGGLNQARFGHFTLAYSAKPQAANDQLTVLSIYTCLGVDIENFLDKESERITLIPLNEVFQVSQEGAGNNLILQSINKTCSHYECAFLGGLKTENCIENLEYFQPIYVYNPAPGPVPVPGPKSHPSASSGKLLLPQFGMVIILISVSAINLFVAL, from the exons gTGAAGGCTGAAGTGTTAGACATGGCAGATAATGCATTTGATGATGAATACCTGAAATGTACGGACAGGATGGAAATTAAATACGTTCCCCAACTGCTAAAGGAGGAAAAAGCAAGCCACCAGCAATTAGATACTGTGTGGGAAAATGCAAAAGCCAAATGGGCAGCCCGAAAGACTCAAATCTTTCTCCCTATGAATTTTAAGGATAACCATGGAATAGCCCTGATGGCATATATTTCCGAAGCTCAAGAGCAAACTCCCTTTTACCATCTGTTCAGTGAAGCTGTGAAGATGGCTGGCCAATCTCGAGAAGATTATATCTATGGCTTCCAGTTCAAAGCTTTCCACTTTTACCTCACAAGAGCCCTGCAGTTGCTGAGAAAACCTTGTGAGGCCAGTTCCAAAACTGTGGTATATAGAACAAGCCAGGGCACTTCATTTACATTTGGAGGGCTAAACCAAGCCAGGTTTGGCCATTTTACCTTGGCATATTCAGCCAAACCTCAGGCTGCTAATGACCAGCTCACTGTGTTATCCATCTACACATGCCTTGGAGTTGacattgaaaattttcttgataaagaaagtgaaagaattaCTTTAATACCTCTGAATGAGGTTTTTCAAGTGTCACAGGAGGGGGCTGGCAATAACCTTATCCTTCAAAGCATAAACAAGACCTGCAGCCATTATGAGTGTGCATTTCTAGGTG GACTAAAAACCGAAAACTGTATTGAGAACCTAG aatattttcaacCCATCTATGTCTACAACCCTG CTCCAGGTCCAGTTCCTGTTCCAGGTCCCAAAAGCCATCCTTCTGCATCCTCGGGCAAACTGCTGCTTCCACAGTTTGGGATGGTCATCATTTTAATCAGTGTTTCTGCTATAAATCTCTTTGTTGCTCTGTAG
- the ART3 gene encoding ecto-ADP-ribosyltransferase 3 isoform X6: MKTGHFEIVTMLLATMILVDIFQVKAEVLDMADNAFDDEYLKCTDRMEIKYVPQLLKEEKASHQQLDTVWENAKAKWAARKTQIFLPMNFKDNHGIALMAYISEAQEQTPFYHLFSEAVKMAGQSREDYIYGFQFKAFHFYLTRALQLLRKPCEASSKTVVYRTSQGTSFTFGGLNQARFGHFTLAYSAKPQAANDQLTVLSIYTCLGVDIENFLDKESERITLIPLNEVFQVSQEGAGNNLILQSINKTCSHYECAFLGGLKTENCIENLEYFQPIYVYNPGEKNQKLEDHSEKNWKLEDHGVKILEPTQIPEDKSQGNINNPTPGPVPVPGPKSHPSASSGKLLLPQFGMVIILISVSAINLFVAL; the protein is encoded by the exons gTGAAGGCTGAAGTGTTAGACATGGCAGATAATGCATTTGATGATGAATACCTGAAATGTACGGACAGGATGGAAATTAAATACGTTCCCCAACTGCTAAAGGAGGAAAAAGCAAGCCACCAGCAATTAGATACTGTGTGGGAAAATGCAAAAGCCAAATGGGCAGCCCGAAAGACTCAAATCTTTCTCCCTATGAATTTTAAGGATAACCATGGAATAGCCCTGATGGCATATATTTCCGAAGCTCAAGAGCAAACTCCCTTTTACCATCTGTTCAGTGAAGCTGTGAAGATGGCTGGCCAATCTCGAGAAGATTATATCTATGGCTTCCAGTTCAAAGCTTTCCACTTTTACCTCACAAGAGCCCTGCAGTTGCTGAGAAAACCTTGTGAGGCCAGTTCCAAAACTGTGGTATATAGAACAAGCCAGGGCACTTCATTTACATTTGGAGGGCTAAACCAAGCCAGGTTTGGCCATTTTACCTTGGCATATTCAGCCAAACCTCAGGCTGCTAATGACCAGCTCACTGTGTTATCCATCTACACATGCCTTGGAGTTGacattgaaaattttcttgataaagaaagtgaaagaattaCTTTAATACCTCTGAATGAGGTTTTTCAAGTGTCACAGGAGGGGGCTGGCAATAACCTTATCCTTCAAAGCATAAACAAGACCTGCAGCCATTATGAGTGTGCATTTCTAGGTG GACTAAAAACCGAAAACTGTATTGAGAACCTAG aatattttcaacCCATCTATGTCTACAACCCTG GTGAGAAAAACCAGAAGCTTGAAGACCATA GTGAGAAAAACTGGAAGCTTGAAGACCATG gtGTGAAAATCCTTGAACCCACCCAAATACCTG AAGATAAAAGTCAAGGAAATATCAACAATCCTA CTCCAGGTCCAGTTCCTGTTCCAGGTCCCAAAAGCCATCCTTCTGCATCCTCGGGCAAACTGCTGCTTCCACAGTTTGGGATGGTCATCATTTTAATCAGTGTTTCTGCTATAAATCTCTTTGTTGCTCTGTAG
- the ART3 gene encoding ecto-ADP-ribosyltransferase 3 isoform X8: MKTGHFEIVTMLLATMILVDIFQVKAEVLDMADNAFDDEYLKCTDRMEIKYVPQLLKEEKASHQQLDTVWENAKAKWAARKTQIFLPMNFKDNHGIALMAYISEAQEQTPFYHLFSEAVKMAGQSREDYIYGFQFKAFHFYLTRALQLLRKPCEASSKTVVYRTSQGTSFTFGGLNQARFGHFTLAYSAKPQAANDQLTVLSIYTCLGVDIENFLDKESERITLIPLNEVFQVSQEGAGNNLILQSINKTCSHYECAFLGGLKTENCIENLEYFQPIYVYNPGEKNQKLEDHSEKNWKLEDHGVKILEPTQIPAPGPVPVPGPKSHPSASSGKLLLPQFGMVIILISVSAINLFVAL; the protein is encoded by the exons gTGAAGGCTGAAGTGTTAGACATGGCAGATAATGCATTTGATGATGAATACCTGAAATGTACGGACAGGATGGAAATTAAATACGTTCCCCAACTGCTAAAGGAGGAAAAAGCAAGCCACCAGCAATTAGATACTGTGTGGGAAAATGCAAAAGCCAAATGGGCAGCCCGAAAGACTCAAATCTTTCTCCCTATGAATTTTAAGGATAACCATGGAATAGCCCTGATGGCATATATTTCCGAAGCTCAAGAGCAAACTCCCTTTTACCATCTGTTCAGTGAAGCTGTGAAGATGGCTGGCCAATCTCGAGAAGATTATATCTATGGCTTCCAGTTCAAAGCTTTCCACTTTTACCTCACAAGAGCCCTGCAGTTGCTGAGAAAACCTTGTGAGGCCAGTTCCAAAACTGTGGTATATAGAACAAGCCAGGGCACTTCATTTACATTTGGAGGGCTAAACCAAGCCAGGTTTGGCCATTTTACCTTGGCATATTCAGCCAAACCTCAGGCTGCTAATGACCAGCTCACTGTGTTATCCATCTACACATGCCTTGGAGTTGacattgaaaattttcttgataaagaaagtgaaagaattaCTTTAATACCTCTGAATGAGGTTTTTCAAGTGTCACAGGAGGGGGCTGGCAATAACCTTATCCTTCAAAGCATAAACAAGACCTGCAGCCATTATGAGTGTGCATTTCTAGGTG GACTAAAAACCGAAAACTGTATTGAGAACCTAG aatattttcaacCCATCTATGTCTACAACCCTG GTGAGAAAAACCAGAAGCTTGAAGACCATA GTGAGAAAAACTGGAAGCTTGAAGACCATG gtGTGAAAATCCTTGAACCCACCCAAATACCTG CTCCAGGTCCAGTTCCTGTTCCAGGTCCCAAAAGCCATCCTTCTGCATCCTCGGGCAAACTGCTGCTTCCACAGTTTGGGATGGTCATCATTTTAATCAGTGTTTCTGCTATAAATCTCTTTGTTGCTCTGTAG
- the ART3 gene encoding ecto-ADP-ribosyltransferase 3 isoform e precursor (isoform e precursor is encoded by transcript variant 7) has protein sequence MKTGHFEIVTMLLATMILVDIFQVKAEVLDMADNAFDDEYLKCTDRMEIKYVPQLLKEEKASHQQLDTVWENAKAKWAARKTQIFLPMNFKDNHGIALMAYISEAQEQTPFYHLFSEAVKMAGQSREDYIYGFQFKAFHFYLTRALQLLRKPCEASSKTVVYRTSQGTSFTFGGLNQARFGHFTLAYSAKPQAANDQLTVLSIYTCLGVDIENFLDKESERITLIPLNEVFQVSQEGAGNNLILQSINKTCSHYECAFLGGLKTENCIENLEYFQPIYVYNPGEKNWKLEDHGEKNQKLEDHGVKILEPTQIPAPGPVPVPGPKSHPSASSGKLLLPQFGMVIILISVSAINLFVAL, from the exons gTGAAGGCTGAAGTGTTAGACATGGCAGATAATGCATTTGATGATGAATACCTGAAATGTACGGACAGGATGGAAATTAAATACGTTCCCCAACTGCTAAAGGAGGAAAAAGCAAGCCACCAGCAATTAGATACTGTGTGGGAAAATGCAAAAGCCAAATGGGCAGCCCGAAAGACTCAAATCTTTCTCCCTATGAATTTTAAGGATAACCATGGAATAGCCCTGATGGCATATATTTCCGAAGCTCAAGAGCAAACTCCCTTTTACCATCTGTTCAGTGAAGCTGTGAAGATGGCTGGCCAATCTCGAGAAGATTATATCTATGGCTTCCAGTTCAAAGCTTTCCACTTTTACCTCACAAGAGCCCTGCAGTTGCTGAGAAAACCTTGTGAGGCCAGTTCCAAAACTGTGGTATATAGAACAAGCCAGGGCACTTCATTTACATTTGGAGGGCTAAACCAAGCCAGGTTTGGCCATTTTACCTTGGCATATTCAGCCAAACCTCAGGCTGCTAATGACCAGCTCACTGTGTTATCCATCTACACATGCCTTGGAGTTGacattgaaaattttcttgataaagaaagtgaaagaattaCTTTAATACCTCTGAATGAGGTTTTTCAAGTGTCACAGGAGGGGGCTGGCAATAACCTTATCCTTCAAAGCATAAACAAGACCTGCAGCCATTATGAGTGTGCATTTCTAGGTG GACTAAAAACCGAAAACTGTATTGAGAACCTAG aatattttcaacCCATCTATGTCTACAACCCTG GTGAGAAAAACTGGAAGCTTGAAGACCATG GTGAGAAAAACCAGAAGCTTGAAGACCATG gtGTGAAAATCCTTGAACCCACCCAAATACCTG CTCCAGGTCCAGTTCCTGTTCCAGGTCCCAAAAGCCATCCTTCTGCATCCTCGGGCAAACTGCTGCTTCCACAGTTTGGGATGGTCATCATTTTAATCAGTGTTTCTGCTATAAATCTCTTTGTTGCTCTGTAG
- the ART3 gene encoding ecto-ADP-ribosyltransferase 3 isoform f precursor (isoform f precursor is encoded by transcript variant 9), which translates to MKTGHFEIVTMLLATMILVDIFQVKAEVLDMADNAFDDEYLKCTDRMEIKYVPQLLKEEKASHQQLDTVWENAKAKWAARKTQIFLPMNFKDNHGIALMAYISEAQEQTPFYHLFSEAVKMAGQSREDYIYGFQFKAFHFYLTRALQLLRKPCEASSKTVVYRTSQGTSFTFGGLNQARFGHFTLAYSAKPQAANDQLTVLSIYTCLGVDIENFLDKESERITLIPLNEVFQVSQEGAGNNLILQSINKTCSHYECAFLGGLKTENCIENLEYFQPIYVYNPGEKNWKLEDHGEKNQKLEDHAPGPVPVPGPKSHPSASSGKLLLPQFGMVIILISVSAINLFVAL; encoded by the exons gTGAAGGCTGAAGTGTTAGACATGGCAGATAATGCATTTGATGATGAATACCTGAAATGTACGGACAGGATGGAAATTAAATACGTTCCCCAACTGCTAAAGGAGGAAAAAGCAAGCCACCAGCAATTAGATACTGTGTGGGAAAATGCAAAAGCCAAATGGGCAGCCCGAAAGACTCAAATCTTTCTCCCTATGAATTTTAAGGATAACCATGGAATAGCCCTGATGGCATATATTTCCGAAGCTCAAGAGCAAACTCCCTTTTACCATCTGTTCAGTGAAGCTGTGAAGATGGCTGGCCAATCTCGAGAAGATTATATCTATGGCTTCCAGTTCAAAGCTTTCCACTTTTACCTCACAAGAGCCCTGCAGTTGCTGAGAAAACCTTGTGAGGCCAGTTCCAAAACTGTGGTATATAGAACAAGCCAGGGCACTTCATTTACATTTGGAGGGCTAAACCAAGCCAGGTTTGGCCATTTTACCTTGGCATATTCAGCCAAACCTCAGGCTGCTAATGACCAGCTCACTGTGTTATCCATCTACACATGCCTTGGAGTTGacattgaaaattttcttgataaagaaagtgaaagaattaCTTTAATACCTCTGAATGAGGTTTTTCAAGTGTCACAGGAGGGGGCTGGCAATAACCTTATCCTTCAAAGCATAAACAAGACCTGCAGCCATTATGAGTGTGCATTTCTAGGTG GACTAAAAACCGAAAACTGTATTGAGAACCTAG aatattttcaacCCATCTATGTCTACAACCCTG GTGAGAAAAACTGGAAGCTTGAAGACCATG GTGAGAAAAACCAGAAGCTTGAAGACCATG CTCCAGGTCCAGTTCCTGTTCCAGGTCCCAAAAGCCATCCTTCTGCATCCTCGGGCAAACTGCTGCTTCCACAGTTTGGGATGGTCATCATTTTAATCAGTGTTTCTGCTATAAATCTCTTTGTTGCTCTGTAG
- the ART3 gene encoding ecto-ADP-ribosyltransferase 3 isoform X1 gives MKTGHFEIVTMLLATMILVDIFQVKAEVLDMADNAFDDEYLKCTDRMEIKYVPQLLKEEKASHQQLDTVWENAKAKWAARKTQIFLPMNFKDNHGIALMAYISEAQEQTPFYHLFSEAVKMAGQSREDYIYGFQFKAFHFYLTRALQLLRKPCEASSKTVVYRTSQGTSFTFGGLNQARFGHFTLAYSAKPQAANDQLTVLSIYTCLGVDIENFLDKESERITLIPLNEVFQVSQEGAGNNLILQSINKTCSHYECAFLGGLKTENCIENLEYFQPIYVYNPGEKNQKLEDHSEKNWKLEDHGEKNQKLEDHGVKILEPTQIPGMKIPEPFPLPGIKMIQLNEKPGNIFFIGGGGTMDSKSFTIIIQLVQSYGVWGRHLGCTLSDIPVCKPDRESVENFFQCEQQAAITVLWAKHQKRHLILNWNSWLPAGPVYSRMRQASQGEGICRHRNSIIQEL, from the exons gTGAAGGCTGAAGTGTTAGACATGGCAGATAATGCATTTGATGATGAATACCTGAAATGTACGGACAGGATGGAAATTAAATACGTTCCCCAACTGCTAAAGGAGGAAAAAGCAAGCCACCAGCAATTAGATACTGTGTGGGAAAATGCAAAAGCCAAATGGGCAGCCCGAAAGACTCAAATCTTTCTCCCTATGAATTTTAAGGATAACCATGGAATAGCCCTGATGGCATATATTTCCGAAGCTCAAGAGCAAACTCCCTTTTACCATCTGTTCAGTGAAGCTGTGAAGATGGCTGGCCAATCTCGAGAAGATTATATCTATGGCTTCCAGTTCAAAGCTTTCCACTTTTACCTCACAAGAGCCCTGCAGTTGCTGAGAAAACCTTGTGAGGCCAGTTCCAAAACTGTGGTATATAGAACAAGCCAGGGCACTTCATTTACATTTGGAGGGCTAAACCAAGCCAGGTTTGGCCATTTTACCTTGGCATATTCAGCCAAACCTCAGGCTGCTAATGACCAGCTCACTGTGTTATCCATCTACACATGCCTTGGAGTTGacattgaaaattttcttgataaagaaagtgaaagaattaCTTTAATACCTCTGAATGAGGTTTTTCAAGTGTCACAGGAGGGGGCTGGCAATAACCTTATCCTTCAAAGCATAAACAAGACCTGCAGCCATTATGAGTGTGCATTTCTAGGTG GACTAAAAACCGAAAACTGTATTGAGAACCTAG aatattttcaacCCATCTATGTCTACAACCCTG GTGAGAAAAACCAGAAGCTTGAAGACCATA GTGAGAAAAACTGGAAGCTTGAAGACCATG GTGAGAAAAACCAGAAGCTTGAAGACCATG gtGTGAAAATCCTTGAACCCACCCAAATACCTG GAATGAAAATTCCAGAACCTTTTCCACTACCTG gaataaaaatgatacaactgAATGAAAAACCTGGTAATATATTCTTTATTGGGGGTGGAGGCACCATGGATTCTAAGTCCTTTACCATAATCATTCAGTTAGTTCAGTCTTATGGGGTCTGGGGAAGACATCTGGGCTGTACACTTTCCGATATCCCAGTCTGCAAGCCAGACAGGGAAAGTGTTGAGAATTTCTTTCAGTGTGAGCAGCAGGCTGCTATTACGGTTCTCTGGGCCAAACATCAAAAAAGGCACTTGATCTTAAACTGGAACAGTTGGCTTCCAGCTGGGCCTGTCTATTCCAGAATGAGGCAGGCTTCTCAGGGTGAAGGAATCTGTAGACATAGAAATAGCATCATCCAAGAACTGTGA
- the ART3 gene encoding ecto-ADP-ribosyltransferase 3 isoform c precursor (isoform c precursor is encoded by transcript variant 21) produces the protein MKTGHFEIVTMLLATMILVDIFQVKAEVLDMADNAFDDEYLKCTDRMEIKYVPQLLKEEKASHQQLDTVWENAKAKWAARKTQIFLPMNFKDNHGIALMAYISEAQEQTPFYHLFSEAVKMAGQSREDYIYGFQFKAFHFYLTRALQLLRKPCEASSKTVVYRTSQGTSFTFGGLNQARFGHFTLAYSAKPQAANDQLTVLSIYTCLGVDIENFLDKESERITLIPLNEVFQVSQEGAGNNLILQSINKTCSHYECAFLGGLKTENCIENLEYFQPIYVYNPGEKNQKLEDHSEKNWKLEDHGEKNQKLEDHGVKILEPTQIPAPGPVPVPGPKSHPSASSGKLLLPQFGMVIILISVSAINLFVAL, from the exons gTGAAGGCTGAAGTGTTAGACATGGCAGATAATGCATTTGATGATGAATACCTGAAATGTACGGACAGGATGGAAATTAAATACGTTCCCCAACTGCTAAAGGAGGAAAAAGCAAGCCACCAGCAATTAGATACTGTGTGGGAAAATGCAAAAGCCAAATGGGCAGCCCGAAAGACTCAAATCTTTCTCCCTATGAATTTTAAGGATAACCATGGAATAGCCCTGATGGCATATATTTCCGAAGCTCAAGAGCAAACTCCCTTTTACCATCTGTTCAGTGAAGCTGTGAAGATGGCTGGCCAATCTCGAGAAGATTATATCTATGGCTTCCAGTTCAAAGCTTTCCACTTTTACCTCACAAGAGCCCTGCAGTTGCTGAGAAAACCTTGTGAGGCCAGTTCCAAAACTGTGGTATATAGAACAAGCCAGGGCACTTCATTTACATTTGGAGGGCTAAACCAAGCCAGGTTTGGCCATTTTACCTTGGCATATTCAGCCAAACCTCAGGCTGCTAATGACCAGCTCACTGTGTTATCCATCTACACATGCCTTGGAGTTGacattgaaaattttcttgataaagaaagtgaaagaattaCTTTAATACCTCTGAATGAGGTTTTTCAAGTGTCACAGGAGGGGGCTGGCAATAACCTTATCCTTCAAAGCATAAACAAGACCTGCAGCCATTATGAGTGTGCATTTCTAGGTG GACTAAAAACCGAAAACTGTATTGAGAACCTAG aatattttcaacCCATCTATGTCTACAACCCTG GTGAGAAAAACCAGAAGCTTGAAGACCATA GTGAGAAAAACTGGAAGCTTGAAGACCATG GTGAGAAAAACCAGAAGCTTGAAGACCATG gtGTGAAAATCCTTGAACCCACCCAAATACCTG CTCCAGGTCCAGTTCCTGTTCCAGGTCCCAAAAGCCATCCTTCTGCATCCTCGGGCAAACTGCTGCTTCCACAGTTTGGGATGGTCATCATTTTAATCAGTGTTTCTGCTATAAATCTCTTTGTTGCTCTGTAG
- the ART3 gene encoding ecto-ADP-ribosyltransferase 3 isoform m precursor (isoform m precursor is encoded by transcript variant 17), which produces MKTGHFEIVTMLLATMILVDIFQVKAEVLDMADNAFDDEYLKCTDRMEIKYVPQLLKEEKASHQQLDTVWENAKAKWAARKTQIFLPMNFKDNHGIALMAYISEAQEQTPFYHLFSEAVKMAGQSREDYIYGFQFKAFHFYLTRALQLLRKPCEASSKTVVYRTSQGTSFTFGGLNQARFGHFTLAYSAKPQAANDQLTVLSIYTCLGVDIENFLDKESERITLIPLNEVFQVSQEGAGNNLILQSINKTCSHYECAFLGGLKTENCIENLEYFQPIYVYNPGEKNQKLEDHSEKNWKLEDHGEKNQKLEDHGVKILEPTQIPEMGSRYVAQAQTPGLKWSSCLGLLKCWNYSSRSSSCSRSQKPSFCILGQTAASTVWDGHHFNQCFCYKSLCCSVV; this is translated from the exons gTGAAGGCTGAAGTGTTAGACATGGCAGATAATGCATTTGATGATGAATACCTGAAATGTACGGACAGGATGGAAATTAAATACGTTCCCCAACTGCTAAAGGAGGAAAAAGCAAGCCACCAGCAATTAGATACTGTGTGGGAAAATGCAAAAGCCAAATGGGCAGCCCGAAAGACTCAAATCTTTCTCCCTATGAATTTTAAGGATAACCATGGAATAGCCCTGATGGCATATATTTCCGAAGCTCAAGAGCAAACTCCCTTTTACCATCTGTTCAGTGAAGCTGTGAAGATGGCTGGCCAATCTCGAGAAGATTATATCTATGGCTTCCAGTTCAAAGCTTTCCACTTTTACCTCACAAGAGCCCTGCAGTTGCTGAGAAAACCTTGTGAGGCCAGTTCCAAAACTGTGGTATATAGAACAAGCCAGGGCACTTCATTTACATTTGGAGGGCTAAACCAAGCCAGGTTTGGCCATTTTACCTTGGCATATTCAGCCAAACCTCAGGCTGCTAATGACCAGCTCACTGTGTTATCCATCTACACATGCCTTGGAGTTGacattgaaaattttcttgataaagaaagtgaaagaattaCTTTAATACCTCTGAATGAGGTTTTTCAAGTGTCACAGGAGGGGGCTGGCAATAACCTTATCCTTCAAAGCATAAACAAGACCTGCAGCCATTATGAGTGTGCATTTCTAGGTG GACTAAAAACCGAAAACTGTATTGAGAACCTAG aatattttcaacCCATCTATGTCTACAACCCTG GTGAGAAAAACCAGAAGCTTGAAGACCATA GTGAGAAAAACTGGAAGCTTGAAGACCATG GTGAGAAAAACCAGAAGCTTGAAGACCATG gtGTGAAAATCCTTGAACCCACCCAAATACCTG agatggggtctcgctatgttgcccaggctcaaactcctggtctcaagtggtcctcctgccttggcctcctaaaatgctggaattacag CTCCAGGTCCAGTTCCTGTTCCAGGTCCCAAAAGCCATCCTTCTGCATCCTCGGGCAAACTGCTGCTTCCACAGTTTGGGATGGTCATCATTTTAATCAGTGTTTCTGCTATAAATCTCTTTGTTGCTCTGTAGTTTGA
- the ART3 gene encoding ecto-ADP-ribosyltransferase 3 isoform d precursor (isoform d precursor is encoded by transcript variant 4), which yields MKTGHFEIVTMLLATMILVDIFQVKAEVLDMADNAFDDEYLKCTDRMEIKYVPQLLKEEKASHQQLDTVWENAKAKWAARKTQIFLPMNFKDNHGIALMAYISEAQEQTPFYHLFSEAVKMAGQSREDYIYGFQFKAFHFYLTRALQLLRKPCEASSKTVVYRTSQGTSFTFGGLNQARFGHFTLAYSAKPQAANDQLTVLSIYTCLGVDIENFLDKESERITLIPLNEVFQVSQEGAGNNLILQSINKTCSHYECAFLGGLKTENCIENLEYFQPIYVYNPGEKNQKLEDHSEKNWKLEDHGEKNQKLEDHGVKILEPTQIPGMKIPEPFPLPGIKMIQLNEKPEDKSQGNINNPTPGPVPVPGPKSHPSASSGKLLLPQFGMVIILISVSAINLFVAL from the exons gTGAAGGCTGAAGTGTTAGACATGGCAGATAATGCATTTGATGATGAATACCTGAAATGTACGGACAGGATGGAAATTAAATACGTTCCCCAACTGCTAAAGGAGGAAAAAGCAAGCCACCAGCAATTAGATACTGTGTGGGAAAATGCAAAAGCCAAATGGGCAGCCCGAAAGACTCAAATCTTTCTCCCTATGAATTTTAAGGATAACCATGGAATAGCCCTGATGGCATATATTTCCGAAGCTCAAGAGCAAACTCCCTTTTACCATCTGTTCAGTGAAGCTGTGAAGATGGCTGGCCAATCTCGAGAAGATTATATCTATGGCTTCCAGTTCAAAGCTTTCCACTTTTACCTCACAAGAGCCCTGCAGTTGCTGAGAAAACCTTGTGAGGCCAGTTCCAAAACTGTGGTATATAGAACAAGCCAGGGCACTTCATTTACATTTGGAGGGCTAAACCAAGCCAGGTTTGGCCATTTTACCTTGGCATATTCAGCCAAACCTCAGGCTGCTAATGACCAGCTCACTGTGTTATCCATCTACACATGCCTTGGAGTTGacattgaaaattttcttgataaagaaagtgaaagaattaCTTTAATACCTCTGAATGAGGTTTTTCAAGTGTCACAGGAGGGGGCTGGCAATAACCTTATCCTTCAAAGCATAAACAAGACCTGCAGCCATTATGAGTGTGCATTTCTAGGTG GACTAAAAACCGAAAACTGTATTGAGAACCTAG aatattttcaacCCATCTATGTCTACAACCCTG GTGAGAAAAACCAGAAGCTTGAAGACCATA GTGAGAAAAACTGGAAGCTTGAAGACCATG GTGAGAAAAACCAGAAGCTTGAAGACCATG gtGTGAAAATCCTTGAACCCACCCAAATACCTG GAATGAAAATTCCAGAACCTTTTCCACTACCTG gaataaaaatgatacaactgAATGAAAAACCTG AAGATAAAAGTCAAGGAAATATCAACAATCCTA CTCCAGGTCCAGTTCCTGTTCCAGGTCCCAAAAGCCATCCTTCTGCATCCTCGGGCAAACTGCTGCTTCCACAGTTTGGGATGGTCATCATTTTAATCAGTGTTTCTGCTATAAATCTCTTTGTTGCTCTGTAG